The following are encoded together in the Odocoileus virginianus isolate 20LAN1187 ecotype Illinois chromosome 28, Ovbor_1.2, whole genome shotgun sequence genome:
- the HRAS gene encoding GTPase HRas isoform X1 codes for MTEYKLVVVGAGGVGKSALTIQLIQNHFVDEYDPTIEDSYRKQVVIDGETCLLDILDTAGQEEYSAMRDQYMRTGEGFLCVFAINHAKSFEDIHQYREQIKRVKDSDDVPMVLVGNKCDLAARTVESRQAQDLARSYGIPYIETSAKTRQGVEDAFYTLVREIRQHKARKLSPPDEGGPGCLSCRCLLS; via the exons ATGACGGAGTATAAGCTCGTGGTGGTGGGCGCCGGCGGCGTGGGGAAGAGCGCCCTGACCATCCAGCTCATCCAGAACCACTTCGTGGATGAGTACGACCCCACCATCGAG GACTCCTATCGGAAGCAAGTGGTCATCGATGGGGAGACGTGCCTGCTGGACATCCTGGACACGGCGGGCCAGGAGGAGTATAGCGCCATGCGGGACCAGTACATGCGCACCGGGGAGGGCTTCCTCTGCGTGTTTGCCATCAACCACGCCAAGTCCTTCGAGGACATCCACCAGTACCG GGAGCAGATCAAGCGGGTGAAGGACTCGGATGACGTGCCCATGGTGCTGGTGGGGAACAAGTGCGACCTGGCCGCGCGCACCGTGGAGTCTCGGCAGGCCCAGGACCTCGCCCGCAGCTATGGCATCCCGTACATCGAGACCTCCGCTAAGACCCGCCAG GGCGTGGAGGATGCTTTCTACACCCTGGTACGCGAGATCCGGCAGCACAAAGCGCGCAAGCTGAGCCCGCCGGACGAGGGCGGCCCCGGCTGCCTGAGCTGCAGGTGCCTGCTCTCCTGA
- the HRAS gene encoding GTPase HRas isoform X2 encodes MTEYKLVVVGAGGVGKSALTIQLIQNHFVDEYDPTIEDSYRKQVVIDGETCLLDILDTAGQEEYSAMRDQYMRTGEGFLCVFAINHAKSFEDIHQYREQIKRVKDSDDVPMVLVGNKCDLAARTVESRQAQDLARSYGIPYIETSAKTRQGSRSGSGSSSGTLWDPPGPP; translated from the exons ATGACGGAGTATAAGCTCGTGGTGGTGGGCGCCGGCGGCGTGGGGAAGAGCGCCCTGACCATCCAGCTCATCCAGAACCACTTCGTGGATGAGTACGACCCCACCATCGAG GACTCCTATCGGAAGCAAGTGGTCATCGATGGGGAGACGTGCCTGCTGGACATCCTGGACACGGCGGGCCAGGAGGAGTATAGCGCCATGCGGGACCAGTACATGCGCACCGGGGAGGGCTTCCTCTGCGTGTTTGCCATCAACCACGCCAAGTCCTTCGAGGACATCCACCAGTACCG GGAGCAGATCAAGCGGGTGAAGGACTCGGATGACGTGCCCATGGTGCTGGTGGGGAACAAGTGCGACCTGGCCGCGCGCACCGTGGAGTCTCGGCAGGCCCAGGACCTCGCCCGCAGCTATGGCATCCCGTACATCGAGACCTCCGCTAAGACCCGCCAG GGCAGCCGCTCTGGCTCTGGCTCCAGCTCCGGGACCCTCTGGGACCCTCCGGGACCCCCGTGA